The Roseomonas marmotae genome segment GGACGCGAACTACGCCTCCCAGCATCAGACCGTAACGCTGGAGAGCGGGGCCTATCTCGAGTATCTGCCGGACTTCACCATCGCCTATCGTGGCTCGCGCTTCATCAACCGCACCGACATCGTTCTCGCGGAAGACGCCACCCTGCTATACGGGGAAATGATGCTGGCCGGGCGCAAGCATCATCACGCGGATGAACGCTTCGGCCTCGATCTCCTCTCCATCTCGGTCACGGTCCGCCGGCCCGACGGCCGTAAGCTCTTTGCCGAGAAGATCCTGATCGAGAAGGACGATCCGACGGTGGATTATCCGGCCGTGATGCGGGGCTACGACGCCTTCGCCAACATCATGTGCCTGACGCCGCCGGCGATCGCCAGCCGCATCAAGGAGCGGTTCGAGACCCAGTTCCCGTTCGAAGCGCCGCGGGCGATCGCGGGTGTCTGCCGTCTGCCCAACGACGCCGGACTCATGCTGCGGGCAGTGGGCATGGAAACCTATGACCTGCGGAAGGAAGTGCGTCGTTTCTGGCGCATCGTCCGTGAGGAAGCGCGTGGAAGAACCTTGCCGGATGAGTTCCTGTGGCGCTGAACCGTGGAGGCATGCATGTCCAAGGAAAAGCCAAATTTTGTGGTGGAGGCGCTGCGCGGCACGAGCCAGGTCTTCTTCATGGAGAACGCCCTGACCGGGGTGCTGTTCTTCGTGGCGATGGCCTACGCCTCCTACGCATCAGGCGTATGGGCGACGACCATCGGCGCGGCTGTCGGGGTCGTGGTGGCCACTCTCACCGCCAGGCTCTTGGAGTGTACCGATGACGCGATCCGGTCCGGCCTCTACGGTTTCAACGGCGTGCTTGTCGGCGCTGCATTGCCGACCTTCATCGCCGCCTCGCCTGAGCTTTGGGTTCTTGTTGTTGTGGGCTCGGCGGCCAGTACCGTCGTCACCGCCGCCTTCAGCGCGACACTGACGTCCAGATGGGAGATCCCCGGTTCGACCGGCCCCTTCGTCCTCACCGGCTGGTTGCTGCTGGCAGGCGCCTATTCCTTCGGTGGGCTCCGGGTCACCGGAGACTCGCCGAGGCTCGCCAGTGACTATGTGCAGGGTCTTTCCTCCATGCCGGCGCCGATCGAGCTCATGGAGATCTTCTTCCGCAACATCGGCCAGGTTTATCTCCTTGGCAGCTGGATCAGCGGCGTCATCATCCTTCTCGGTGTCTTCATAGCCTCGGTGCGAGCGGGTTTTGCCGCGGCCGCAGGGTCGATCATTGCCATGGTCGTGGCGATCGGCATGGGCGCCAATCCGTCGGCGGTGAGCCAGGGACTCTACGGCTTCAGTCCGGTCCTGACCGCGATGGCGGTCGGTGTCATCTTCCTGCAGCCGACGACGAAGGTTCTCATCTATGCGCTGCTGGCGACGGTGGTGACCGTGTTCGTTCAAGGCGCATTCGATGTCATCATGGCGCCCATGGGCCTGCCATCCTTCACGGCCCCCTATGTGCTGACGATGTACCTGTTCATTGCTCCGAAGAAGAACCTGGCTCCGCACCCGCACGAGACCGTTGCTACCCACCTGGTGCTTCATCCAGCCCATGTGGCGACGGTCCGGGGAACAGCGCGCCCTGCCGCGTGATAAAGGGCTTCCGGAACGGGGTCGGGGCCGCCGGCCGCCCCGTTCAGGGCTGGCGGGACGTGCCTCGCATCGGGTCCGCCAGCCCTGGCTTGTCTGAACGATAGCCGTTCCTGTCAACTCGGATCCGGTTGCGGTGGCACCGGCGCATGATGAGAGAGAAGCCATGCAAACTATCAATGCAGGCGACACCGCCTTCATCCTCCTGTGCACGGCGCTCGTGTGCATGATGACCCCGGCACTGGCCTTGTTCTACGGTGGCCTTGTGAAGCAGCGAGACATGCTGTCGATCATGATCCAGAACTTCGTCTGTATAGGCGTGGTCGGGCTGATCTGGGTGTTCGGCGGCTTCAGCCTGGTCTTCGGGCCTGACATCGGCGGCGTCATCGGCAGCATCGTGCCCTATTTCGGCATGTACCATGTTGGCATCGACCCGCATCCATCCATCGCGCCGAACATCCCCTTCATCATGGTATTCGCCTATCAGATGATGTTCGCCATCATCACGCCGGCACTGATGACGGGCGCATTCGTCGGAAGGTTTCGCTTCGGCGCATATCTGATCTTCATCGCCGCCTGGACCATCCTGATCTACCTGCCGGCCGCACATTGGATCTGGGGCGGCGGCTTCCTGGCCAGTCTCGGCGTTGTCGATTTTGCCGGTGGCATCGTGATCCACACGACGGCGGGCTTCTCCGCCCTCACGACGGCGGCCTTTCTCGGCAAGCGCAAGCTCGCCCCGGGCGAGAGCGAGTCCGCGCCAGCCAGCCTGCCACTGGTCGCTCTGGGCGCGGGCCTGCTGTGGTTCGGGTGGTTCGGCTTCAATGCCGGCGGTGCTTACGCCGCCGATGCGCTGGCGGCCTATGCCTTCACCAACACCATGCTGGCGGGCTCCATCGCCATGCTCGTCTGGATGTTCTGGGAATGGCGGGAGAGCGGCCGTCCGTCCTTCTCCGGTGTGCTGGTCGGCGCCGTGGCCGGCCTCGCCACCATTACCCCGGCCTCGGGTTATGTCGAACCCATGGCCGCGCTTGTCATCGGCGCGGTCGGCGCGACCGTCTGCTACTACGCCAAATACGTCCAGAGGGCGCTGCGGATTGATGATTCCCTGGAAGTCTGGAGGGCGCATGGCGTCGGTGGCATGACAGGGGCGATACTGATCGGCGTCCTTGCCAGCTCGCACATCAACCAGGTGTCGGCGGGCGCTCACCAGCTGGGCATCCAGATCCTCGCTGTGGCCATCGTCGCGGCCTACTCCTGCGTCATCACCTACGTCCTCCTGAAGGTGCTGGACGCGATGAATGTGCTTCGTGTGCCCGAGGAGATTCAGGAACGGGGCCTCGACGCCCCCCTCTACGGCGAGCACGCTTACAACCTCTGGAACATGGATCACGACGAGACGAAGTGAGTTGAAGGTGGCAAACCTGCCTTCACCGCCGGCGCCGCCTGTCCGCCCGCGCCGGCGGTGGATGGGCTCCCGCGCAGGGTTTCCTGTGCCGTCGCGCCCCTGTCTGCGGGTCGTCGGCGAATGGAGCTGACGCTCGCCATATTCTTCCTGGTCTACGTGGCCATGGGCGTGGGCCATCTGCCGGGCTTTCGCCTCCACAGGACCGGGGCGGCTTTGGTCGGCGCGATGCTGCTGATAGCGCTGGGCAGGATTTCGCCAGCGGCCGCCTGGGGGGCGATCGACTACAATGTCATCGGCCTCCTGTTCGGGCTCATGATCGT includes the following:
- a CDS encoding urease accessory protein UreD — its product is MALHEQLDLLDAARELRGFKSEPAQMRAAAPGKVGELRLGFCLRDGRSVLHDLYRVTPLLVQQALYWDEAMPELPICSIISVGGGILQGDRYKIDIHLGEGACAHVTSQSANRVHRMDANYASQHQTVTLESGAYLEYLPDFTIAYRGSRFINRTDIVLAEDATLLYGEMMLAGRKHHHADERFGLDLLSISVTVRRPDGRKLFAEKILIEKDDPTVDYPAVMRGYDAFANIMCLTPPAIASRIKERFETQFPFEAPRAIAGVCRLPNDAGLMLRAVGMETYDLRKEVRRFWRIVREEARGRTLPDEFLWR
- the yut gene encoding urea transporter; translation: MSKEKPNFVVEALRGTSQVFFMENALTGVLFFVAMAYASYASGVWATTIGAAVGVVVATLTARLLECTDDAIRSGLYGFNGVLVGAALPTFIAASPELWVLVVVGSAASTVVTAAFSATLTSRWEIPGSTGPFVLTGWLLLAGAYSFGGLRVTGDSPRLASDYVQGLSSMPAPIELMEIFFRNIGQVYLLGSWISGVIILLGVFIASVRAGFAAAAGSIIAMVVAIGMGANPSAVSQGLYGFSPVLTAMAVGVIFLQPTTKVLIYALLATVVTVFVQGAFDVIMAPMGLPSFTAPYVLTMYLFIAPKKNLAPHPHETVATHLVLHPAHVATVRGTARPAA
- a CDS encoding ammonium transporter, with protein sequence MQTINAGDTAFILLCTALVCMMTPALALFYGGLVKQRDMLSIMIQNFVCIGVVGLIWVFGGFSLVFGPDIGGVIGSIVPYFGMYHVGIDPHPSIAPNIPFIMVFAYQMMFAIITPALMTGAFVGRFRFGAYLIFIAAWTILIYLPAAHWIWGGGFLASLGVVDFAGGIVIHTTAGFSALTTAAFLGKRKLAPGESESAPASLPLVALGAGLLWFGWFGFNAGGAYAADALAAYAFTNTMLAGSIAMLVWMFWEWRESGRPSFSGVLVGAVAGLATITPASGYVEPMAALVIGAVGATVCYYAKYVQRALRIDDSLEVWRAHGVGGMTGAILIGVLASSHINQVSAGAHQLGIQILAVAIVAAYSCVITYVLLKVLDAMNVLRVPEEIQERGLDAPLYGEHAYNLWNMDHDETK